A genome region from Streptomyces sp. S4.7 includes the following:
- a CDS encoding NYN domain-containing protein, giving the protein MEQPASGAEPADAAGGDAEALDRPLPEGVRRRVVALVSDAFGGLTVTELPAQLRQYARFTPNRRARFAGNAMAAALESDPIFRQRIGERFAQADPELAAAVESGSPPPAADPIDVAAAAYVLRPVGWVKLVAAAGEEVQRADAERVDEENRRELERLREELAQARATTKAETERLRTELDAARREAESAQRKLRGALSDVKRGEAALRRAAAETETVRAEAAAQVSAAESETRRLKARLTEAESAVESSRRAAREGRSVEDMRLRLLLDTVLESAQGLRRELALPPAAAHPADLVDAVEPGRMSPKDVAARALSDMDPALLDQLLALPQAHLVVDGYNVTKTGYPTMPLEKQRLRLLGGLAMLAAQTGAEMTCVFDGAELAAPVLLAPPRGVRVLFSKPGVTADELIRQLVRAEPPGRPVVVVSTDREVADGVARAGARPVASALLLKRLSRV; this is encoded by the coding sequence GTGGAGCAGCCCGCAAGTGGCGCTGAGCCGGCCGATGCGGCCGGCGGCGACGCCGAGGCGCTCGACAGGCCGCTGCCCGAGGGAGTCCGGCGCCGGGTCGTGGCGCTGGTCTCCGACGCCTTCGGCGGGCTGACCGTCACCGAACTGCCCGCCCAGCTACGACAGTACGCGCGCTTCACGCCGAACAGGCGCGCCCGGTTCGCGGGCAACGCGATGGCGGCGGCCCTGGAGAGCGACCCGATCTTCCGGCAGCGGATCGGCGAGCGGTTCGCCCAGGCGGATCCCGAGCTGGCGGCGGCCGTGGAGTCGGGCTCGCCGCCGCCTGCCGCCGACCCCATAGACGTGGCCGCCGCCGCGTACGTCCTGCGTCCGGTCGGCTGGGTGAAGCTGGTGGCCGCCGCGGGCGAGGAGGTCCAGCGCGCCGACGCCGAGCGTGTCGATGAGGAGAACCGCCGCGAGCTGGAGCGGCTGCGCGAGGAGCTGGCACAGGCCCGCGCCACGACGAAGGCCGAGACGGAGCGCCTCCGTACGGAGCTGGACGCCGCCCGCAGGGAGGCCGAGTCCGCGCAGCGCAAGCTGCGCGGTGCCCTGAGCGATGTGAAGCGCGGCGAGGCCGCCCTGCGCCGTGCGGCGGCCGAGACCGAGACGGTCCGCGCGGAGGCCGCGGCGCAGGTGTCCGCGGCGGAGAGCGAGACGCGCCGTCTCAAGGCCCGGCTCACGGAGGCGGAGTCGGCGGTGGAGTCGAGCCGCCGGGCCGCCCGCGAGGGGCGCTCGGTGGAGGACATGCGGCTGCGGCTGCTGCTGGACACCGTCCTGGAGTCGGCGCAGGGGCTGCGGCGCGAGCTGGCGCTGCCGCCGGCCGCCGCGCACCCCGCCGATCTGGTGGACGCCGTGGAGCCCGGCCGGATGTCTCCCAAGGACGTGGCGGCCCGCGCGCTGTCCGACATGGACCCGGCCCTGCTGGACCAGTTGCTGGCGCTGCCGCAGGCGCATCTGGTCGTGGACGGCTACAACGTCACCAAGACCGGCTATCCGACGATGCCGCTGGAGAAGCAGCGGCTGCGGCTGCTCGGCGGGCTGGCGATGCTCGCGGCGCAGACGGGCGCCGAGATGACGTGTGTCTTCGACGGGGCCGAACTGGCCGCCCCCGTACTGCTCGCGCCGCCGCGCGGGGTGCGGGTGCTGTTCTCCAAACCGGGCGTGACGGCGGACGAGTTGATCCGCCAGCTCGTACGGGCGGAGCCGCCGGGGCGTCCCGTGGTGGTCGTCTCCACCGACCGTGAGGTCGCCGACGGGGTGGCGCGGGCCGGTGCGAGACCCGTGGCGTCCGCCTTGCTGCTGAAGCGGCTTTCGCGCGTCTAG
- a CDS encoding rhomboid family intramembrane serine protease, with the protein MINWRAAAGAPVVTYGLIGLCALAFLTSPLSGFNAAYGTGDALLAAQSAYFERWGVIPDELMSGGSHALLTPLTALFVHGSWLHLLGNLLFLYVFGAMAEERMGRVRFTLFYLVCGYLALLAYAAANADSDQTLVGASGAISGVLGAFLCLLPTARVTSLFPFLFFLPLRFPAWIVLIFWFALQWLAAHNAKPGPGVAYLAHLVGFALGFVAAWVLFRRTARVKFRSAATEGERQP; encoded by the coding sequence ATGATCAATTGGCGCGCGGCGGCCGGTGCGCCGGTCGTGACCTACGGTCTGATCGGCCTGTGCGCTCTGGCCTTCCTGACCAGCCCGCTCTCGGGGTTCAACGCCGCGTACGGAACGGGCGACGCCCTGCTCGCCGCGCAGAGCGCGTACTTCGAGCGCTGGGGCGTGATCCCCGACGAGCTGATGAGCGGCGGCTCCCACGCGCTCCTCACCCCTCTCACCGCACTCTTCGTCCACGGAAGCTGGCTCCATCTGCTCGGAAACCTGCTCTTCCTCTACGTCTTCGGGGCGATGGCCGAGGAGCGGATGGGACGGGTGCGGTTCACCCTCTTCTATCTCGTCTGCGGCTATCTCGCCCTGCTCGCCTACGCGGCGGCGAACGCGGACTCCGACCAGACCCTGGTGGGCGCGTCGGGCGCGATCTCCGGCGTGCTCGGCGCCTTCCTCTGTCTCCTTCCCACTGCGCGCGTCACCAGCCTCTTTCCGTTCCTTTTCTTCCTGCCGTTGCGCTTTCCCGCCTGGATCGTCCTGATCTTCTGGTTCGCCCTCCAGTGGCTGGCGGCCCACAACGCGAAGCCGGGCCCGGGCGTCGCCTATCTGGCGCATCTGGTGGGCTTCGCGCTCGGCTTCGTCGCCGCGTGGGTGCTTTTCCGCCGTACGGCTAGAGTGAAGTTCCGTTCCGCGGCCACCGAGGGAGAACGTCAACCGTGA
- a CDS encoding Lrp/AsnC ligand binding domain-containing protein — MITAIVLIKTSVDRIPEIAESIAALESVSEVFSVTGTYDLIAMVRVARHDDLADVIPGSISKIPGVEATDTHVAFRTYSQHDLETAFAIGLDA; from the coding sequence GTGATCACCGCGATCGTGCTCATCAAGACCAGCGTCGACCGGATCCCCGAGATCGCCGAGTCGATCGCCGCGCTGGAGAGCGTCAGCGAGGTCTTCTCCGTGACCGGCACCTACGACCTCATCGCCATGGTCCGCGTCGCCAGGCACGACGATCTGGCGGACGTCATCCCCGGCAGCATCAGCAAGATCCCCGGCGTCGAGGCCACGGACACGCACGTCGCGTTCCGCACGTACTCCCAGCACGACCTGGAGACCGCCTTCGCGATCGGCCTCGACGCCTGA
- a CDS encoding aminotransferase class V-fold PLP-dependent enzyme, whose amino-acid sequence MSVPTDALDRTSTDRPLPVLGCEVTVPLVTGGEVTYAALDYAASAPALRRVWDDVAAYAPYYGSVHRGAGYLSQLSTDLFENGRRTVAAFLGCREDDQVVFTRSTTDSLNLLAAALPAGCEVFVFETEHHASLLPWRDARVSYLDAPRTPGEAVATLERALAGRDPKGPALVCVTGASNVTGELWPVHELAAAAHAHGARIVLDAAQLAPHHPVDIAELDVDWVAFSGHKLYAPFGSGVLAGRADWLREAEPYLAGGGASRKVARRADGGVDVEWHTTAARHEAGSPNVIGVYAIASACKALTEAGFDRLVEREQELVARVRAGLAEVPEVRVLSLFGDDAPRVGVISFVVDGWNSSHFAAALSAEYGIGVRDGLFCAHPLVRTLLGGDAGDPGECGAPDAGPGERSLNAIRVSFGAGTPDEHVERFVGAVKELVRDGARWNYRTEDGRCVPDRG is encoded by the coding sequence ATGTCCGTACCCACCGACGCCCTCGACCGCACCAGCACCGACCGGCCGCTGCCCGTACTCGGATGTGAGGTCACCGTCCCCCTGGTCACCGGCGGTGAAGTCACCTACGCCGCCCTCGACTACGCGGCCAGCGCCCCCGCCCTGCGCCGGGTCTGGGACGACGTCGCCGCCTACGCCCCGTACTACGGCAGCGTCCACCGCGGCGCCGGATACCTCTCGCAGCTCTCCACCGACCTGTTCGAGAACGGCCGCCGCACCGTCGCCGCTTTCCTCGGCTGTCGCGAGGACGACCAGGTCGTCTTCACCCGGTCCACCACCGACTCGCTCAACCTGCTCGCCGCCGCGCTGCCCGCCGGCTGCGAGGTGTTCGTCTTCGAGACCGAGCACCACGCCTCGCTGCTGCCCTGGCGCGACGCCCGCGTCAGCTACCTCGACGCGCCCCGCACCCCCGGCGAGGCCGTCGCCACACTGGAGCGCGCCCTCGCGGGCCGCGACCCGAAGGGCCCCGCTCTGGTGTGTGTCACCGGCGCGTCCAACGTGACCGGTGAGCTGTGGCCCGTACACGAACTGGCCGCCGCCGCGCACGCCCACGGCGCGCGCATCGTGCTCGACGCCGCGCAGCTCGCCCCGCACCACCCCGTCGACATCGCGGAGCTGGACGTGGACTGGGTGGCCTTCTCCGGGCACAAGCTCTACGCGCCGTTCGGCTCCGGTGTGCTCGCGGGCCGCGCCGACTGGCTGCGGGAGGCGGAGCCGTATCTCGCCGGTGGCGGCGCCAGCCGCAAGGTCGCGCGCCGCGCCGACGGCGGTGTGGACGTCGAGTGGCACACCACCGCGGCCCGGCACGAGGCCGGATCGCCGAACGTCATCGGGGTGTACGCGATCGCCTCGGCCTGCAAGGCCCTGACCGAGGCGGGATTCGACCGGCTCGTCGAGCGGGAGCAGGAGCTCGTCGCGCGGGTGCGCGCGGGTCTCGCCGAGGTGCCCGAGGTGCGGGTGCTCTCACTCTTCGGTGACGACGCCCCGCGGGTGGGCGTCATCTCCTTCGTCGTCGACGGCTGGAACAGCTCGCACTTCGCCGCCGCGCTCTCGGCGGAGTACGGCATCGGTGTACGGGACGGCCTGTTCTGCGCCCACCCGCTCGTGCGGACCCTGCTGGGCGGCGACGCCGGGGACCCGGGGGAGTGCGGCGCGCCGGACGCCGGTCCCGGTGAGAGGTCGCTCAACGCGATCCGGGTCAGCTTCGGGGCCGGTACGCCGGACGAGCACGTGGAGCGGTTCGTCGGCGCGGTCAAGGAGCTCGTGAGGGACGGGGCGCGCTGGAACTACCGTACCGAGGACGGCCGTTGCGTCCCCGACCGCGGCTGA